A genome region from Alicyclobacillus acidocaldarius subsp. acidocaldarius DSM 446 includes the following:
- a CDS encoding GH36-type glycosyl hydrolase domain-containing protein, giving the protein MAFDTELERRAHALALTQDISSTRGGGSDLWPILRRKAARVRNLATRLEREPAACSEPAHEWLIDHAAYLELQAMLAERLWPNAVVRKLPRMAETGEPRVVTLAAAYLDATRGHVEAETLIRFVEAYQDVQVLTTHECHQLANGLRVAILTRLAEASDEIQHRYETCRAVGRLLDEIERGDGPVAVRRAIDRFSKGRGLGAVEVVHLVHHLSEWEPDSQELREWLAAHVANSSESIERLTTYEAEWHAEIQVLIGNLVQSLHALERMSWQPIASRISRVESCLRQEPTGDYLRLDPTSQNVLTQQVSWLSEAFRLPEAMIAETAVSLAREAWEKAGSPTASSDLPREAFVAYYLCDPDGMHALHRSLKERAKPRSVPQIALRRRPLRSYLLGVAFLFAAILWAVLGGFTGGFRAPLGATLALAVLLALPVSEWVISLVHEGIRRAVRPVPLLRLDFSEGIPEDARTLIVLPVIWASEADVDEAFDKIELHHLTNRGAHLYFAVLSDLRDADAPHLPEDEPLLARARARLEALRHKYGAARFFWFHRDRVLNRADGVYMGWERKRGKLVEFVELLRGKRDTTFRVKDGDLAVLPTIRYVFTADLDTELPIGTVQRLVGTMHLPYNRPRLNARGTRVDQGYGVLQPAVAVSPRSTQASRFARLWSGETGVDPYAFAISNPYQDWFGRGLFVGKGLIHVDAFHTVLCDRIPDNRVLSHDILEGGFLRAGLVADVEVVESQPATLRAYMRRAHRWVRGDWQLTYWLRRVCRDRRGETQPVDLCGFTRWNIVDHVRHSLVNPALVLLMGSGMSGLLPGPAYAYGAVLLITVFLPFLRQLESIRPGEWDWRSAATALGQSLVMLVTLPFMAVVEADASLRALYRMLVSRRRLLEWIPSSHADRSDGSPAPLLYEPAGYAVALACSVPGLFGTWEQALSSTLALAVWLPAHAVARFLAKPAGEARVAAPDPALSAHLREVATAMWRFYERYVGEEDHHLPPDNVQFEPVERIAHRTSPTNIGLYLLCVAAAADLEIIPKEGAIARLERTLATLTSLDRWHGHLFNWYDTRTLRPLAPRYVSTVDSGNLVCAMLALGQALREWAASDADIAPRARRLADAMEGFAREIDFRPLYRPDLRLFSLGFHADRNELENIVYDLLASEARQASFIAIASGQVPASHWFALSRTMTRAGRYQPLLSWSGTMFEYLMPALLMRHLPHTLWEETYRGVVWRQIAYARERGVPFGISESGFYAFDRDLNYQYRAFGVPGLGLDRGLEQHLVVAPYATMLALPFAPEQVAEALRQLRELGALGPYGYYEAVDFTASRLPPGDRYKVVQSFMAHHQGMAFIAIANYLNRNLWVERFHRLPLVRAAEYMLYERMPKRPALLLKPVHAAHAPNFDRPVYARRRSGDDVAWNAVSNGSLTSFADARGEGGIAWRGIAVTRYRPDRHLPYRGPVMYVRDVDRGGVFRTTLHGGGGHVEAEFRPDKSSWKRVVDGIESEWSVLVAPDRDVEIRTLVLQNLGEDVRRLEVTYFAELALAKPAADIAHPSFQRLFVETGWDDARQVLWAQRRPESDDQPDVYAAFHLVADEEAPAPVEWDSHRARFVGRGGSLAAPRGLWRRLRGEGVADPAAILRTAVTLAPGEKRALYVITALGEARDEVVETAFEMRQPSARSRAAQLAWMRAQIDLRQLHLSPDDVEDAMELLSRFLSRHAFSPERRAAILQNELGQSGLWAHGISGDRPIVAVRLASAAEVPFVAKLARLTQYLAHMGFASDLVVIDETISSYRDEMRDRIRAEMARRGVHDAATLAVVKADQLSSAERALMESVAVATLRAGGPSVGAQLTGGRVRREESARLASDRLEPEPKRAPRDAGQVEGEFANGYGAFVDDGRAYRMRVTRAKRPPRPWSNVLANPNFGALVTELGTGYTWWRNSREFKLTPWHNDAAFDPPGEAVYIADLDRGIIASATPSPAGDERTYDVTHRPGVTTFESDVEGVRVTLHVFVDSAEPAKWMRVRLRNQSGEERRIRVAPYAEWVLGVDPFSNTPLVVVRKMGEADAIAAENRYQEAFRGALGFLAVGGAGRTTGWLGDKTRFLGDGSYARPDALLEDAWRGGDGPTPTPCAVLARDLDLGPHEEAEVVILLGAAPDEHEAARLARLADPAAADRALREVTRFWDDLLGRVQIRTPDRAFDILMNGWLVYQALACRLWARTAFYQAGGAFGFRDQLQDALALIHARPDILRDQILRAARHQYVEGDVQHWWHEELGKGIRTRFSDDLLWLPYAVSRYLEATGDAALLDERAPYLVSAPLGDGELERYEDSVWSQEEGTLAEHVARAVERALHFGDHGLPLIGIGDWNDGLSRVGAKGRGESVWLAWFLADVVRRVAEIDHPEFAQHRARWLAMRERVLAAANESAWDGQWYRRAITDDGLWLGSAASPACRVDAIAQSWAVISGGAPPDRAVRAMESFDRELVDRRLGVAHLLQPAFRDLRPSPGYIQGYPPGIRENGGQYTHGVIWSVIAWTRLGRADEAYELFSMLNPIHHADTPREVERYGNEPYVMSADVYTAEPNVGQGGWSWYTGAASWMYQAGLEAILGIRRHGTRLLVEPCVPAHWPGFEVAYRYGSTLYRIRVERAPQGAEARDSALTVEGVAPAEIDLVDDGQEHHVVVWLAAEGAEVLSDVQTVAARPREGARRYRMSSGARAFPASAAYRKRDPQP; this is encoded by the coding sequence ATGGCGTTCGACACAGAGCTCGAGAGGCGCGCGCATGCATTGGCGCTGACGCAAGACATCAGTTCGACGCGCGGCGGGGGATCCGACCTGTGGCCCATCTTGCGCCGAAAGGCGGCCCGGGTGCGGAATCTCGCCACCAGGCTCGAGCGAGAGCCTGCGGCGTGTTCTGAGCCCGCGCACGAGTGGCTGATCGATCACGCCGCCTATCTCGAACTCCAGGCGATGTTGGCGGAGCGCCTGTGGCCGAACGCCGTGGTGCGGAAACTGCCGAGGATGGCCGAGACCGGGGAGCCCCGCGTGGTGACCCTCGCCGCGGCCTACCTCGATGCGACGCGCGGACACGTCGAAGCCGAGACGCTCATCCGGTTTGTCGAGGCGTACCAGGACGTCCAGGTTCTGACGACGCACGAGTGTCACCAGCTGGCCAACGGCCTGCGCGTCGCGATCCTCACGCGGCTCGCCGAAGCGAGCGATGAGATACAGCATCGGTACGAGACGTGTCGCGCGGTCGGCCGCTTGCTCGACGAGATCGAGCGGGGAGACGGGCCAGTGGCCGTGCGCCGCGCCATCGACCGCTTTTCTAAGGGACGTGGGCTTGGCGCCGTGGAGGTGGTGCATCTCGTGCATCACCTGTCCGAGTGGGAGCCGGACAGCCAGGAGCTGCGCGAGTGGCTGGCGGCGCACGTCGCCAACTCTTCCGAGAGCATCGAGCGGCTGACGACGTACGAGGCCGAGTGGCACGCCGAAATCCAGGTGCTCATCGGCAATCTGGTGCAGAGCCTGCACGCGCTGGAGCGCATGTCCTGGCAGCCCATCGCCTCGCGCATCTCCCGGGTGGAGTCCTGCCTGCGGCAAGAACCGACGGGCGACTACCTGCGGCTCGATCCGACGAGCCAGAACGTGCTCACGCAGCAGGTCAGCTGGCTCAGCGAGGCCTTCCGCCTGCCCGAGGCGATGATCGCCGAGACCGCCGTCTCGTTGGCGCGAGAGGCCTGGGAGAAGGCCGGATCGCCCACCGCCTCGAGCGACCTGCCGCGGGAGGCGTTTGTCGCGTACTATCTGTGCGATCCCGACGGGATGCACGCGCTTCACCGATCGCTCAAGGAGCGCGCGAAGCCGAGATCAGTTCCGCAGATTGCACTTCGCCGCCGTCCCCTTCGTTCGTACCTCCTTGGTGTGGCGTTTCTGTTCGCGGCCATCCTGTGGGCGGTGCTCGGGGGGTTCACGGGCGGATTTCGCGCGCCCCTTGGGGCGACGCTGGCGCTTGCCGTCCTGCTCGCGCTTCCCGTCAGCGAATGGGTCATTTCGCTCGTGCACGAGGGGATACGCCGCGCCGTTCGGCCTGTGCCTCTCCTGCGCCTCGACTTCAGCGAGGGGATTCCGGAGGACGCGCGCACCCTGATCGTGCTCCCCGTCATTTGGGCGAGCGAGGCCGACGTCGACGAGGCGTTTGACAAGATCGAGCTTCACCACCTGACGAACCGCGGGGCCCATCTCTACTTCGCGGTGCTCTCGGACCTCCGGGACGCCGACGCGCCGCACCTGCCGGAGGACGAGCCTTTGCTCGCCCGGGCGCGCGCGCGCCTGGAGGCGCTGCGGCACAAGTACGGAGCCGCTCGCTTCTTTTGGTTCCACCGCGATCGCGTCCTCAACCGCGCGGACGGCGTCTACATGGGCTGGGAGCGAAAGCGAGGCAAGCTGGTGGAGTTTGTCGAGCTGCTTCGCGGCAAGCGCGACACGACCTTCCGCGTGAAAGACGGCGATCTCGCCGTGCTGCCGACGATTCGCTACGTGTTCACCGCGGATCTCGACACCGAACTGCCCATTGGCACCGTGCAGCGCCTTGTCGGCACCATGCACCTGCCATACAACCGGCCGCGGCTCAACGCCCGTGGCACGCGGGTGGACCAGGGCTACGGCGTGCTCCAGCCGGCCGTCGCCGTCAGCCCGCGCTCGACCCAGGCCTCCCGATTCGCGCGCCTCTGGTCGGGCGAGACGGGCGTGGATCCGTACGCGTTCGCCATCTCCAACCCTTATCAGGATTGGTTCGGGCGCGGCCTGTTCGTCGGCAAGGGGCTTATCCACGTCGACGCGTTTCACACCGTGCTGTGCGATCGCATCCCGGACAACCGGGTCTTAAGCCACGACATCCTCGAAGGCGGGTTTTTGCGCGCCGGCCTCGTGGCGGACGTGGAGGTGGTCGAGAGCCAGCCGGCGACGCTGCGCGCCTACATGCGCCGCGCCCATCGGTGGGTGCGTGGAGACTGGCAGCTGACGTATTGGTTGCGCCGGGTGTGTCGCGATCGGCGCGGGGAGACGCAGCCTGTGGATTTGTGCGGCTTCACGCGCTGGAACATCGTCGATCACGTCCGGCACAGCCTGGTCAACCCCGCGCTCGTCCTGCTCATGGGCTCCGGCATGTCAGGGCTTTTGCCCGGCCCAGCGTACGCATACGGCGCCGTGCTCCTTATCACCGTGTTTTTGCCCTTTTTGCGCCAGCTTGAGTCCATCCGGCCCGGCGAATGGGACTGGAGGAGCGCCGCGACGGCGCTTGGCCAGAGCCTGGTCATGCTCGTGACGCTGCCGTTCATGGCGGTGGTCGAGGCGGACGCCAGCCTGCGCGCTCTGTATCGGATGCTCGTCAGCCGACGGCGGCTGCTCGAGTGGATCCCCTCCTCTCACGCGGACCGGTCGGACGGATCGCCCGCGCCTCTTCTCTACGAGCCGGCGGGTTACGCGGTCGCGCTGGCGTGTTCGGTGCCTGGGCTCTTCGGCACGTGGGAACAGGCGCTCTCGAGCACCCTCGCGCTCGCGGTGTGGCTGCCGGCGCACGCCGTGGCACGCTTTCTGGCGAAGCCCGCGGGAGAAGCGCGCGTCGCGGCGCCCGATCCTGCACTCTCCGCGCACCTGCGCGAGGTGGCCACGGCGATGTGGCGGTTTTACGAGCGGTACGTCGGCGAAGAAGATCATCACCTGCCGCCGGACAACGTGCAGTTTGAGCCCGTGGAGCGGATCGCGCACCGCACGTCGCCGACCAACATCGGGCTCTATCTCTTGTGCGTCGCCGCGGCGGCGGATCTCGAGATCATCCCGAAGGAAGGCGCCATCGCCCGCCTCGAGCGAACCCTGGCGACGCTCACGTCCCTGGATCGATGGCATGGGCACCTGTTCAACTGGTACGACACGCGCACGCTCAGGCCCCTCGCGCCGAGGTACGTCTCGACCGTGGACTCTGGCAATCTGGTCTGCGCGATGCTCGCCTTGGGGCAGGCCCTGCGCGAATGGGCGGCATCCGACGCGGACATCGCCCCTCGCGCGCGCCGCCTTGCGGACGCGATGGAGGGCTTCGCGCGGGAGATCGATTTTCGTCCTTTGTATCGCCCGGATCTCAGGCTTTTTTCGTTGGGCTTTCACGCGGATCGAAACGAGCTCGAGAACATCGTCTACGATCTCCTCGCCTCCGAGGCGCGCCAGGCAAGCTTCATCGCCATTGCGAGCGGCCAGGTGCCCGCGTCGCACTGGTTCGCGCTGTCCCGCACCATGACGCGCGCGGGCCGGTACCAGCCGCTTTTGTCCTGGTCCGGGACGATGTTCGAATATCTCATGCCCGCGCTCCTGATGCGCCATCTCCCTCACACGCTGTGGGAGGAGACCTACCGTGGTGTCGTGTGGAGACAGATCGCCTACGCGCGAGAGCGCGGCGTCCCGTTCGGCATCTCGGAGAGCGGCTTCTACGCGTTCGATCGCGACCTCAACTACCAATACCGGGCGTTTGGCGTGCCGGGGCTCGGGCTGGACCGCGGCCTGGAGCAACACCTCGTGGTGGCGCCGTATGCGACCATGCTGGCGCTTCCCTTCGCCCCTGAACAGGTGGCCGAGGCGCTCCGGCAATTGCGGGAACTTGGAGCGCTGGGACCGTACGGCTATTACGAGGCCGTCGACTTCACGGCGAGCCGGCTTCCGCCGGGAGACCGGTACAAGGTGGTGCAGAGCTTCATGGCGCACCACCAGGGCATGGCGTTCATCGCCATCGCCAACTACCTGAATCGCAACCTTTGGGTGGAGCGGTTCCATCGCCTGCCGCTGGTGCGCGCGGCCGAGTACATGCTGTACGAGCGTATGCCGAAGCGGCCCGCGCTGCTCCTCAAGCCGGTTCACGCCGCGCACGCGCCCAACTTCGATCGCCCGGTCTACGCGCGCCGGCGAAGTGGAGACGATGTGGCCTGGAACGCGGTCTCCAACGGCAGCCTGACGAGTTTCGCTGACGCGCGCGGCGAGGGCGGGATCGCCTGGCGCGGCATCGCGGTGACGCGCTACCGGCCGGATCGGCACCTGCCCTATCGCGGACCGGTCATGTACGTGCGAGATGTCGATCGCGGCGGCGTCTTTCGCACCACCCTGCACGGTGGCGGCGGACACGTAGAGGCGGAGTTTCGCCCGGACAAGTCGAGTTGGAAGCGCGTGGTGGACGGGATCGAGAGCGAGTGGTCGGTCCTCGTGGCCCCGGATCGAGACGTGGAGATTCGGACGTTGGTCCTTCAGAACCTCGGGGAGGACGTTCGCCGGCTCGAGGTGACCTATTTCGCCGAACTCGCGCTTGCGAAGCCGGCTGCGGACATCGCGCATCCGTCGTTTCAGCGCCTGTTCGTCGAGACGGGATGGGACGATGCGCGCCAGGTGCTGTGGGCCCAGCGCAGGCCCGAGTCGGACGATCAGCCAGACGTGTACGCGGCGTTTCACCTCGTCGCAGACGAGGAAGCGCCAGCGCCGGTGGAGTGGGACTCCCATCGGGCGCGGTTCGTCGGCCGCGGCGGCAGCCTCGCGGCGCCGCGGGGGCTCTGGCGCCGTCTGCGTGGCGAAGGGGTGGCCGATCCGGCCGCGATTCTCCGCACGGCCGTGACCCTCGCACCCGGGGAAAAGCGCGCGCTCTATGTCATCACCGCGCTCGGCGAGGCGCGGGACGAGGTCGTGGAGACGGCGTTTGAAATGCGCCAGCCTTCGGCCCGATCGCGCGCGGCGCAGCTCGCGTGGATGCGCGCGCAGATCGATCTCCGCCAGCTGCACCTTTCGCCGGACGATGTCGAGGACGCCATGGAACTTCTGTCGCGGTTCTTGTCCCGGCACGCGTTTTCGCCCGAGCGGCGGGCGGCCATTCTGCAGAACGAGCTTGGCCAATCCGGGCTCTGGGCGCACGGGATTTCCGGCGATCGACCCATCGTCGCCGTCCGGCTCGCCTCCGCGGCGGAGGTCCCGTTTGTCGCGAAGCTCGCGCGGCTCACGCAGTATCTTGCGCACATGGGCTTCGCGAGCGATCTCGTCGTGATCGACGAGACGATATCCAGCTATCGAGACGAGATGCGGGATCGGATCCGGGCGGAGATGGCGCGCCGCGGCGTGCACGACGCGGCGACCCTCGCCGTGGTGAAGGCGGATCAGCTTTCGAGCGCCGAGCGGGCGCTCATGGAATCGGTGGCTGTCGCGACGTTGCGGGCCGGTGGGCCGAGCGTCGGCGCGCAGCTCACGGGCGGACGGGTGCGGCGCGAGGAATCGGCGAGACTCGCGTCGGACCGCCTGGAGCCGGAGCCGAAACGCGCGCCGCGCGATGCGGGGCAGGTGGAGGGAGAGTTTGCGAACGGCTATGGCGCGTTCGTCGACGACGGTCGCGCGTACCGCATGCGTGTGACGCGCGCCAAGCGGCCCCCGCGGCCCTGGTCGAACGTGCTTGCCAATCCCAACTTCGGCGCGCTCGTGACTGAGCTCGGCACCGGCTACACCTGGTGGCGCAACAGCCGCGAGTTCAAGCTCACGCCCTGGCACAACGATGCCGCCTTCGACCCGCCCGGCGAGGCCGTGTACATCGCCGATCTCGACCGCGGAATCATCGCGAGCGCCACCCCTTCGCCCGCCGGCGATGAACGGACGTACGACGTGACGCATCGGCCCGGCGTCACCACGTTTGAAAGCGACGTGGAGGGCGTCCGCGTCACGCTTCATGTGTTCGTCGATTCTGCCGAGCCCGCGAAGTGGATGCGGGTGCGGCTTCGCAACCAAAGCGGGGAGGAGCGCAGAATCCGCGTGGCCCCGTATGCCGAATGGGTGCTCGGCGTGGATCCGTTCTCGAACACGCCCCTCGTCGTGGTGCGGAAGATGGGCGAAGCGGATGCCATCGCTGCGGAAAACCGGTATCAGGAGGCGTTTCGCGGCGCCTTGGGCTTTCTGGCCGTGGGCGGCGCCGGACGGACAACGGGGTGGTTGGGAGACAAGACGCGCTTCCTCGGCGACGGATCGTATGCTCGGCCCGACGCGCTGCTCGAGGACGCGTGGCGCGGGGGAGACGGCCCCACGCCGACGCCCTGCGCCGTCCTTGCGCGCGATCTCGACCTTGGGCCGCATGAGGAGGCCGAGGTGGTCATCCTCCTTGGCGCGGCGCCTGACGAACACGAGGCCGCGAGGCTCGCCCGGCTCGCCGACCCGGCCGCGGCGGATCGCGCGCTTCGCGAGGTCACTAGATTCTGGGATGATCTTCTTGGGCGTGTCCAAATCCGCACACCGGATCGCGCCTTCGACATCCTGATGAACGGCTGGCTCGTGTACCAGGCCCTCGCCTGCCGCCTCTGGGCCCGCACGGCCTTTTACCAGGCCGGCGGCGCGTTCGGCTTTCGCGATCAGCTGCAGGACGCCCTCGCGCTGATTCACGCTCGACCCGACATCCTGCGCGATCAGATCCTGCGGGCGGCGCGCCATCAGTACGTCGAGGGCGACGTGCAGCACTGGTGGCATGAGGAGTTGGGCAAAGGCATCCGCACGCGCTTTTCGGACGATTTGCTTTGGCTTCCGTACGCGGTCTCGCGTTACCTCGAGGCGACGGGCGATGCCGCGCTCCTCGATGAACGCGCGCCGTATCTCGTGAGCGCCCCGCTTGGCGACGGCGAACTCGAGCGATACGAGGACAGCGTCTGGAGCCAGGAGGAAGGCACCCTCGCGGAACACGTCGCGCGGGCTGTGGAGCGCGCGCTTCACTTCGGCGATCACGGCCTCCCGCTCATCGGCATCGGCGACTGGAACGACGGCCTGAGCCGAGTCGGCGCCAAGGGCCGGGGCGAGAGCGTGTGGCTGGCGTGGTTTTTGGCGGATGTGGTGCGGCGGGTGGCCGAGATCGACCATCCGGAGTTCGCGCAACACCGTGCGCGCTGGCTTGCGATGCGCGAGCGGGTTCTCGCGGCGGCGAACGAGTCGGCGTGGGATGGACAGTGGTACCGGCGCGCCATCACGGACGATGGGCTGTGGCTGGGATCGGCCGCCTCGCCCGCGTGCCGGGTGGACGCCATCGCGCAGTCGTGGGCGGTCATCTCGGGAGGAGCTCCGCCGGATCGGGCCGTGCGCGCCATGGAGTCGTTCGATCGGGAACTCGTGGACCGGCGGCTCGGTGTGGCTCATCTCCTCCAGCCAGCATTTCGAGATCTGCGCCCGAGTCCTGGCTACATCCAAGGCTATCCGCCGGGAATCCGCGAGAACGGTGGGCAGTACACACACGGGGTCATCTGGAGTGTCATCGCGTGGACGCGGCTTGGGAGGGCAGACGAGGCGTATGAACTGTTCTCCATGCTGAACCCGATTCATCACGCCGACACGCCGCGCGAAGTGGAGCGGTACGGGAACGAACCGTATGTGATGTCGGCGGACGTCTACACGGCGGAACCGAACGTGGGGCAGGGCGGCTGGTCCTGGTACACAGGCGCCGCCTCGTGGATGTACCAGGCGGGACTGGAGGCCATCCTCGGCATACGGAGGCATGGGACGAGGTTGCTCGTGGAGCCGTGCGTCCCCGCGCATTGGCCTGGCTTTGAGGTGGCGTATCGGTACGGTTCAACGCTGTACCGCATTCGCGTGGAGCGAGCGCCACAAGGCGCGGAGGCGCGCGACAGCGCGCTCACAGTGGAAGGCGTGGCTCCGGCCGAGATCGATCTCGTCGACGATGGTCAGGAACACCACGTGGTTGTGTGGCTCGCGGCCGAAGGGGCTGAGGTCTTAAGCGATGTTCAGACGGTGGCGGCTAGGCCGCGCGAGGGCGCCCGGCGGTACCGCATGTCGAGCGGCGCGCGCGCGTTCCCCGCGAGCGCGGCGTACCGAAAGCGCGACCCACAACCGTAA
- a CDS encoding LacI family DNA-binding transcriptional regulator, which yields MEIFLCIFTRKIILSLSPVICVKGGGKVLATMKDVAELARVSIAVVSRVLNEDRSLSVPESTRKRVIEAANQLNYKVKRRQNRSATSKIKTIAIVDFHPEEQERDDPYFWPMVRGIELECQEKGLIHPVKFYVKTPAEFSPSELSNFDGVLVIGAEEWSGWDDFHHPNVVFLDHCPNVARYSSVLLNFSSAVKDVFNHFWRLGYRTFAYIGGTRRFGMDERESTFRTCVKSTVGAEPPVYHGDWSTGGGYEAMKLMLQEGAPLPRAIFVASDPMAIGVIRALTEIGKRVPEDVAVVGFDDIDMAAYVNPALTTIRVQPEVMGRIGVRMLMCPYDPNVPVQVVMPYQLVIRESCGACGSLAAGGRDFGL from the coding sequence ATGGAGATATTTTTGTGTATTTTTACTCGTAAAATCATACTTTCTTTAAGCCCAGTCATCTGTGTGAAAGGGGGCGGCAAGGTATTGGCTACGATGAAGGATGTTGCTGAACTCGCTCGCGTCTCAATTGCCGTGGTTTCTCGAGTGCTGAACGAAGATCGTTCCTTGTCCGTTCCTGAATCCACTCGAAAACGGGTCATAGAAGCAGCAAATCAGCTAAATTACAAAGTAAAACGGCGGCAAAATAGATCTGCTACGAGTAAGATAAAAACAATTGCAATTGTCGATTTCCATCCAGAAGAGCAAGAGCGTGATGACCCATATTTTTGGCCTATGGTGCGTGGGATCGAGTTGGAGTGTCAGGAAAAGGGGTTGATCCATCCCGTTAAGTTTTACGTAAAAACCCCCGCTGAATTCAGTCCAAGTGAGTTGTCGAACTTTGACGGGGTGCTCGTGATCGGTGCTGAGGAATGGTCTGGTTGGGACGATTTCCACCACCCCAATGTTGTATTTCTCGATCATTGTCCAAATGTGGCTCGTTATTCATCTGTACTTCTTAATTTTTCTAGTGCCGTAAAAGATGTTTTTAACCACTTTTGGAGGTTGGGTTATCGAACTTTTGCCTACATCGGTGGGACCCGCAGATTCGGCATGGATGAGCGTGAGTCCACGTTCCGCACTTGTGTCAAGTCAACGGTCGGTGCCGAACCCCCTGTGTACCACGGAGACTGGTCAACTGGCGGGGGTTATGAGGCCATGAAGCTTATGCTCCAAGAAGGCGCGCCGCTCCCAAGAGCGATTTTCGTTGCAAGCGATCCGATGGCGATTGGGGTCATACGGGCGCTAACTGAGATAGGAAAGCGGGTGCCTGAAGACGTAGCTGTGGTCGGGTTCGATGACATCGACATGGCGGCCTATGTCAACCCAGCGCTCACCACAATACGTGTGCAGCCAGAAGTCATGGGGAGGATAGGAGTGCGGATGCTAATGTGCCCTTATGATCCAAACGTACCAGTTCAGGTTGTCATGCCATATCAGCTGGTCATTCGAGAGAGTTGCGGGGCTTGTGGCAGTCTGGCCGCCGGAGGGAGGGACTTCGGCTTATGA
- a CDS encoding MFS transporter, which produces MSTPMVAARLNQMPLTRWHKRIAVIVGISLFFDLFDIYLSGVLGTVLTSAFHIPKSEQALLLSSAFLGMFVGSIGFNALADHVGRKAAFLGILSTYSVFTFIAAFSPNATFLIVFRFLAGLGIGALLPLCDVYLSEIFPAHNRGRIMAWTYTLEFCATPVEGFLARALVTTHFLMAGWRWLFVIGSLGAIIVWSLQRILPESPRWLESVGRHQEAEQILARFLEEAPREPGNETPVTDAVEPKRVPLNTLFTPTYAKRTIMLWIFQILQTFGYYGFGTLVPLVLASKGLTITTSLTYAAVSFIGYPIGSLLSVPIVERIERKWIVVGAAFCMAVFGILFGMTTQPTLIMLFGFLYTLSSNIFSNGYHIFQAEIYPTAVRATAVGTAYSLSRLMSGLMPFILLPVLHAHGATAMFSVVAGAMVLLMIDVGALGPKTTGRSLEDVNERVIVQEQGPNIGV; this is translated from the coding sequence GTGTCTACACCCATGGTGGCAGCTCGCCTCAACCAAATGCCCCTCACGCGGTGGCACAAGCGCATCGCCGTGATCGTCGGCATCAGCCTGTTCTTCGACCTGTTCGACATTTACCTCTCCGGCGTGCTCGGCACGGTGCTGACCAGCGCATTCCACATTCCCAAGTCGGAACAGGCCCTTCTGCTCTCATCCGCATTTCTCGGCATGTTCGTCGGCAGCATCGGGTTCAACGCACTGGCCGATCACGTCGGGCGCAAGGCCGCCTTTCTCGGCATCCTGTCGACCTATTCCGTGTTCACCTTCATCGCGGCCTTCAGCCCCAACGCGACCTTTCTGATTGTCTTCCGGTTTCTCGCCGGACTTGGCATCGGTGCGCTGTTGCCGCTTTGTGACGTGTACCTGAGCGAAATTTTCCCCGCGCACAACCGCGGCAGGATCATGGCCTGGACGTACACGCTCGAGTTTTGTGCGACGCCGGTGGAGGGATTTTTGGCACGTGCCCTTGTGACCACCCACTTCCTCATGGCGGGCTGGCGCTGGCTGTTTGTCATTGGATCCCTCGGCGCCATCATCGTGTGGTCGCTGCAGCGAATCCTGCCCGAATCGCCTCGCTGGCTGGAATCGGTGGGCAGACATCAGGAAGCGGAACAAATCCTCGCTCGATTCTTGGAAGAGGCACCGCGCGAACCGGGGAACGAAACGCCTGTCACCGACGCCGTGGAACCCAAGCGCGTGCCGCTTAACACGTTGTTCACGCCGACGTACGCGAAGCGAACCATCATGCTTTGGATTTTTCAAATCCTCCAAACCTTCGGCTACTACGGCTTCGGCACGTTGGTTCCGCTGGTCTTGGCGAGCAAGGGCTTGACCATCACCACGTCGCTCACCTACGCCGCGGTGAGCTTCATCGGCTATCCCATCGGCTCTCTGCTCTCGGTCCCCATCGTGGAACGCATCGAGCGCAAATGGATTGTCGTGGGGGCCGCGTTTTGCATGGCCGTATTCGGCATTCTCTTCGGCATGACGACCCAACCTACATTGATCATGCTGTTCGGATTTCTCTACACACTGTCGAGCAACATCTTCTCCAACGGTTACCACATCTTTCAGGCCGAGATTTACCCGACCGCCGTTCGGGCCACGGCTGTCGGCACGGCTTACAGCTTAAGCCGCCTGATGAGCGGCCTGATGCCGTTCATCCTGTTGCCCGTGCTGCACGCCCACGGGGCCACGGCGATGTTCTCGGTCGTGGCCGGCGCCATGGTGCTTTTGATGATCGACGTGGGGGCGCTTGGCCCGAAGACGACTGGAAGGTCGCTAGAGGATGTCAACGAGCGCGTGATCGTGCAGGAGCAAGGGCCGAACATCGGGGTGTGA